Proteins encoded within one genomic window of Bifidobacteriaceae bacterium:
- a CDS encoding response regulator transcription factor — MTGPIRALLADDQEMIRDGLGVLLESSGEIELVGFAADGLEAIELAARLEPDVIVMDIRMPRLDGLQATAQITAAKDGQDVPPRILILTTFDHDDYVYEALAAGASGFMLKDASARELIEAVRVVHAGNGLLAPSVTKRLISEFASRRRAGRVAKTEALAELTPRELDVLREMAGGFSNAEIAERLFLSEQTVKTHVGHVLTKLGVRDRTQAVVFAYENGVV, encoded by the coding sequence CCGGGCCGATCCGCGCTTTGCTAGCGGACGATCAAGAGATGATCCGCGATGGCTTGGGCGTGCTGCTTGAGTCTTCGGGGGAGATCGAACTGGTCGGATTCGCCGCTGACGGCCTGGAGGCCATCGAGTTGGCGGCACGGCTGGAACCCGACGTGATCGTGATGGACATCAGGATGCCCAGGTTGGACGGGTTGCAGGCGACGGCGCAGATCACAGCCGCAAAAGACGGCCAGGACGTGCCGCCGCGCATCCTCATCCTGACCACTTTTGACCATGACGACTACGTGTATGAGGCGCTCGCGGCGGGAGCCAGCGGATTCATGCTGAAGGACGCCTCGGCGAGGGAGCTCATCGAGGCGGTGCGGGTGGTCCACGCGGGCAACGGGCTGTTGGCGCCATCGGTCACCAAGCGCCTGATCTCCGAGTTCGCCAGCCGGCGCCGCGCCGGCCGGGTCGCCAAGACGGAGGCCCTGGCAGAACTGACGCCCCGCGAACTGGACGTCCTCCGCGAAATGGCGGGCGGGTTCTCCAACGCGGAGATCGCCGAGCGGCTCTTCCTGTCGGAACAGACGGTCAAGACCCATGTGGGCCATGTGCTGACCAAGCTGGGCGTGCGGGACCGGACGCAAGCGGTCGTCTTCGCTTACGAAAACGGTGTTGTTTAG